Proteins encoded in a region of the Triticum dicoccoides isolate Atlit2015 ecotype Zavitan chromosome 3A, WEW_v2.0, whole genome shotgun sequence genome:
- the LOC119268121 gene encoding uncharacterized protein LOC119268121, with the protein MEPFLDVMVGHICVLNQCPGLPSSAILNISLMYYHKHYADGVPHATTRVGSFWWRDILKLHDAYTPIASVHINMGDSALFWTNAWHIGGSSRPLCWRLPRLFSFVNNDKVSVHEFLISQDIFSMFFLPLSQEAAQELHVLEDWIMALDRNINIPDVWVWPGKSGAFSAKSFYTLMHSHLPTIQPCKWLWKSRCTLKIKVFGWLLFFDRLNTKDLLIRRHWRSPLNDNLCVICQELSYEDMLHLFFNCNFGRRVWNYLSIDWSRGPDILQCIQHARSSFRHTFFFEVILTAAWNIWILRNGRTFRGERATFAAWRSNFVHDLTLLDPQEWKNKHYISKTYNVLNQFVIDQQNLVDSFTY; encoded by the coding sequence ATGGAACCTTTCCTTGATGTGATGGTCGGGCATATTTGTGTACTAAATCAGTGTCCTGGATTACCATCATCGGCAATTTTAAATATTTCTTTGATGTATTACCACAAGCATTATGCTGATGGTGTCCCACATGCTACAACCCGAGTGGGGTCCTTTTGGTGGAGAGATATCCTCAAGCTCCATGATGCGTACACACCTATTGCCTCAGTGCACATAAACATGGGTGACTCTGCTCTGTTCTGGACAAATGCTTGGCATATTGGTGGATCTTCTAGACCTTTATGTTGGAGACTGCCAAGGTTATTTTCCTTTGTTAACAATGACAAGGTTTCAGTGCATGAATTCCTCATATCACAAGATATTTTTTCAATGTTTTTCTTGCCATTGTCTCAAGAGGCTGCTCAAGAGTTGCATGTGCTAGAGGATTGGATAATGGCTTTGGACAGGAACATTAACATACCGGATGTCTGGGTCTGGCCGGGCAAATCTGGCGCATTCTCAGCCAAGAGTTTCTACACCTTAATGCACTCACATTTGCCTACAATTCAACCATGTAAATGGTTGTGGAAAAGCAGATGCACATTGAAGATCAAAGTCTTTGGTTGGTTACTTTTCTTTGATAGGCTTAACACCAAGGACCTCCTGATCCGCAGGCACTGGAGATCCCCTTTGAATGATAATCTTTGTGTTATCTGTCAGGAATTATCATATGAGGATATGCTGCATTTGTTCTTCAACTGCAATTTCGGTCGGAGGGTCTGGAACTATCTTTCTATTGATTGGTCAAGAGGGCCGGACATTTTGCAATGTATCCAACATGCTAGATCAAGTTTCAGGCATACTTTCTTCTTTGAAGTAATACTGACAGCTGCCTGGAACATTTGGATCCTCAGGAATGGAAGAACTTTTAGAGGGGAGAGAGCTACTTTTGCTGCTTGGAGGTCTAACTTTGTACATGATCTCACACTTTTGGATCCTCAGGAATGGAAAAACAAGCATTATATCTCAAAAACATATAATGTTCTAAACCAATTCGTGATAGATCAACAAAATCTCGTTGATTCTTTCACCTATTAG